A genome region from Coffea arabica cultivar ET-39 chromosome 7e, Coffea Arabica ET-39 HiFi, whole genome shotgun sequence includes the following:
- the LOC113701277 gene encoding 2,3-bisphosphoglycerate-dependent phosphoglycerate mutase 1, whose protein sequence is MIRMSNVAFYQATNVRLVHGNGGESGGGRDFGGQRGCHSSCLRLMSKSIQNEEPFWIKEHWRTIKSKKVVSCASNSCSSAPYPILASSPTETNESLKKENESVLILIRHGESMWNEKNLFTGCVGVPLTERGVEEAIEAGKRISKMPLDIVYTSALIRSQMTAMLALTEHHCMNVPIIIHNENEQAEMWSQIHSEETRNQTVPIIKAWQLNERMYGDLQGFNKQKTAEQYGKDQVQKWRRSYDVRPPNGESLEMCLKRAVTFFREHIEPQLLIGKHVMVVAHANSLRSMIMYLDKLTSQEVIDLELSTGVPMLYIYREGKFIRRGSPLGSTEVGVYAYTESLALYRQQLDEM, encoded by the exons ATGATCAGAATGAGTAATGTTGCTTTTTATCAAGCTACTAATGTCCGTTTGGTCCATGGCAATGGTGGTGAAAGTGGAGGTGGAAGGGATTTTGGTGGCCAACGGGGATGTCATAGTTCTTGTTTGAGATTAATGTCGAAAAGTATACAAAATGAAGAACCATTCTGGATAAAAGAACATTGGAGAACTATTAAGTCCAAAAAAGTGGTATCTTGTGCATCAAATTCTTGTTCCTCTGCTCCATATCCGATTTTAGCCTCCTCACCAACTGAAACGAATGAATCCCTGAAGAAAGAAA ATGAGTCTGTTCTGATATTGATTCGGCATGGAGAATCAATGTGGAACGAGAAGAACCTGTTTACTGGTTGTGTTGGTGTACCATTGACAGAAAGAGGAGTAGAAGAAGCAATTGAAGCTGGTAAAAGAATCAGCAAAATGCCCCTAGATATTGTCTACACATCAGCTTTGATTCGTTCTCAAATGACTGCTATGCTTGCTCTCACGGAACACCACTGCATGAAT GTGCCAATAATTATTCATAATGAGAATGAACAAGCTGAAATGTGGAGTCAAATTCACAGTGAGGAAACCCGGAATCAAACTGTTCCAATTATCAAAGCATGGCAGCTGAATGAAAGAAT GTATGGTGATCTTCAGGGTTTTAACAAGCAGAAGACAGCTGAACAATATGGGAAAGATCAGGTTCAGAAATGGCGTAGAAGTTATGATGTACGGCCCCCTAATGGTGAGAGTTTGGAGATGTGCTTGAAGAGAGCAGTTACTTTCTTCAGAGAGCAT ATTGAACCTCAACTTTTGATTGGAAAACATGTAATGGTGGTAGCTCATGCAAATTCCCTGAGATCCATGATTATGTATCTTGATAAACTAACTTCTCAGgag GTCATTGACTTAGAATTGTCAACTGGGGTACCTATGCTATACATATATAGAGAAGGAAAATTCATAAGGAGGGGCAGCCCCTTGGGATCTACAGAGGTTGGTGTTTATGCTTATACTGAG AGCTTGGCATTATATAGACAACAGTTAGATGAAATGTGA